The following proteins come from a genomic window of Trueperaceae bacterium:
- a CDS encoding alpha/beta fold hydrolase, which translates to MQRLLMSSCAALLLCWSAAQSVPAKPGELIDVIAEGTTGPFEIQRLATHLFGSHGPPVIENSVETYRIRFSSKGLDGEPVAIYAQLFVPVMPAPAERPLYVFGSGTTGIADICAPTQERAYPHPLGEYRAYLLAFAGRGFTAIIPDYLGFNDPSRYQSYFNAKAEAQVMLDAVRAVEDFYRRQGAAGADRSVFLGGYSQGGHAAFAAADLRDSYAPELEIAGILGFGATTDVESLLREGPFYAPYIALSYRQDYGIERFDPSRLFEPRWLPLLDEVAGQVCVDQVQIRYPFAGRELYSEEFYMALFGFDLDDEFPRIAEVLEENHTGLSGHGLPALIAQGEDDVIVWTTTQNQFVRQLCESGSKVHYLVYPGVRHRETRPVAFEESIAWMYSLAEGQPPPSSCPLLEERPAGN; encoded by the coding sequence ATGCAACGCCTTCTCATGTCCAGCTGCGCGGCGCTGCTCTTGTGCTGGAGCGCGGCCCAGTCGGTGCCGGCCAAACCCGGCGAGCTGATCGACGTCATCGCCGAGGGGACCACGGGCCCCTTCGAGATCCAGCGACTCGCTACCCATCTCTTCGGGAGCCACGGGCCGCCGGTGATCGAGAACTCGGTGGAGACGTACCGCATCCGCTTCTCGTCCAAAGGCCTCGACGGTGAACCGGTGGCGATCTACGCTCAACTCTTCGTACCCGTGATGCCGGCTCCCGCCGAAAGACCCCTGTACGTCTTCGGCTCCGGCACCACCGGCATCGCCGACATCTGCGCGCCTACCCAGGAGCGCGCCTACCCTCACCCCCTGGGCGAATACCGGGCCTACCTGCTCGCCTTCGCCGGTCGCGGCTTCACCGCGATCATCCCCGACTACCTGGGGTTCAACGACCCCAGCAGATATCAGTCGTACTTCAACGCCAAGGCGGAAGCGCAGGTGATGCTGGACGCGGTCAGAGCGGTAGAGGATTTCTACCGGCGCCAGGGGGCCGCCGGTGCCGACCGTAGCGTCTTCCTCGGCGGCTACTCCCAGGGAGGGCATGCAGCCTTCGCGGCCGCCGATCTTCGCGACAGCTACGCACCCGAACTGGAGATCGCAGGGATCCTCGGTTTCGGGGCCACTACCGACGTCGAGAGCCTGCTTCGAGAGGGCCCTTTCTACGCGCCCTACATCGCACTCTCCTACCGTCAGGACTACGGGATCGAGCGGTTCGACCCTTCTCGCCTCTTCGAACCCCGCTGGCTGCCACTCCTCGACGAGGTGGCCGGGCAGGTATGCGTCGACCAGGTGCAGATCCGCTATCCGTTCGCAGGCAGGGAACTCTATAGCGAGGAATTCTACATGGCGCTCTTCGGATTCGACCTCGATGATGAGTTCCCGCGCATCGCGGAGGTACTCGAAGAGAACCACACCGGCCTGTCGGGCCACGGCCTGCCGGCTCTGATCGCCCAGGGGGAGGACGACGTCATCGTATGGACCACCACTCAGAACCAGTTCGTCCGGCAGCTGTGCGAAAGTGGCAGCAAGGTGCACTACCTGGTCTATCCTGGGGTCCGGCATCGTGAGACCCGGCCCGTCGCCTTCGAGGAATCGATAGCATGGATGTACAGCCTCGCCGAGGGACAACCGCCGCCATCGAGCTGTCCACTGCTGGAAGAGCGCCCCGCCGGCAACTAG
- a CDS encoding acyl-CoA dehydrogenase family protein: protein MSIAYAQSERLRTLRQKAESIAVNVTAPRAEEVDRDAIWPRHTFDALADAGLLSLHVPTRLGGQGQGLTALLLATEAIASGCSSSGLCYGMHNVATAVLAAKATPYHEERFLLPIARGEHVSSLGLSETGTGSHLYLTETRLERQGDEYLVYGQKQFITSGSMADSYVISTMTTTGEAAPGEFNLLVLEKGSAGLEWLEPWNGFGMRGNSSRGLNLSGARVDVRNLLGAEGDQIWYLFEVVVPYFIMAMAGAYLGIAQSALETAIGHVRTRRFSHSGESLAESPIIQSRVASLWADVEKARRLLYHAARLGDEGDVGALTAILTAKAEVDEMVVRVANEAMTLGGGIEYRENGKLARLLRDARAGKIMGPTTDFLRLWTGRALLGLPVI, encoded by the coding sequence ATGAGCATCGCGTACGCACAATCGGAGAGGCTCCGCACTCTCAGACAGAAGGCAGAGTCGATAGCGGTGAACGTCACTGCACCGCGCGCGGAAGAGGTGGACCGGGACGCTATCTGGCCCCGTCATACTTTCGATGCGCTAGCCGATGCAGGGCTCCTGAGCCTGCATGTGCCCACGCGTCTGGGGGGGCAGGGTCAGGGGCTCACGGCGCTGCTCCTCGCAACCGAAGCGATCGCTTCGGGCTGCTCCTCTTCAGGTCTTTGCTACGGGATGCACAACGTGGCCACGGCGGTGCTGGCCGCCAAGGCCACCCCCTACCACGAGGAACGGTTCCTCCTCCCCATCGCTCGCGGAGAGCACGTCAGCAGCCTCGGTCTCTCCGAAACGGGCACCGGCTCCCACCTCTACCTGACGGAGACGAGACTCGAGCGCCAGGGGGACGAATACCTGGTCTACGGGCAGAAGCAGTTCATCACCAGTGGTTCGATGGCCGATTCGTACGTGATCTCGACGATGACGACGACAGGTGAGGCGGCGCCAGGCGAGTTCAACCTGCTCGTGCTGGAGAAGGGGAGCGCGGGACTCGAGTGGCTCGAACCGTGGAACGGCTTCGGCATGCGCGGCAACTCCTCCCGTGGCCTGAACTTGAGTGGCGCCAGGGTGGATGTCCGCAACCTGCTGGGGGCCGAGGGGGACCAGATCTGGTACCTGTTCGAGGTCGTCGTGCCCTACTTCATCATGGCGATGGCGGGCGCCTACCTCGGCATCGCGCAGTCTGCTCTCGAGACCGCCATCGGTCACGTCAGGACGAGGCGCTTCTCCCATAGCGGGGAGAGCCTGGCGGAATCCCCGATCATCCAGAGTAGGGTAGCCAGCCTGTGGGCCGACGTGGAGAAGGCGCGCCGGCTCCTCTACCACGCTGCACGACTGGGCGATGAAGGCGACGTAGGCGCTCTGACGGCGATCCTCACGGCCAAGGCCGAGGTCGACGAGATGGTCGTGAGGGTCGCCAACGAGGCGATGACACTCGGTGGAGGGATCGAGTATCGCGAGAACGGCAAGCTGGCCAGGCTGCTGCGCGACGCCCGCGCCGGAAAGATCATGGGACCTACCACCGACTTCCTCAGACTATGGACAGGACGAGCGCTGCTGGGTCTGCCGGTGATCTGA